A segment of the Lolium perenne isolate Kyuss_39 chromosome 3, Kyuss_2.0, whole genome shotgun sequence genome:
GGTGGACTTGGAAACATATCAACTTCAAATCTGCGTAGTTTATATTTCCATAATGTCTTTTAGAAACTGATTGACTATTACATTTTTGTTGATCGGCTACTTGAAGTTAAGTTGGTTAGTCACTTTTGAAATTATGCCATGTCTGTGCTAACTGCTTTTGTACACTGAACGCACATATTTTATTCATTTATGTTACTAGAGTTCTTCATGACATATATATATCTTTGCTGTTTTCGAACTGTTTCTTCTTGCAAATAAGGCCATCTGTTTACTGAAATGGCTCACTAATGAGTGTGCTGGAAGCAGTAAAGCCAGTAATGGTTCCATTGCATCATATTGAAGCAATGAGCTTGTGCTATCTAAGTTCAGAAGGTGGATGCAGTGTGAAGGATCAGCACTTCTTAGTGCAAACAAAATTTTCATTTCTGTTACTTGTTTTCTGGCTTAATTTTACATACTAACTGACTGAACCTTTGAAATTGCAAAGTTTCACAATAGGGCTGAACGCCTAGATGTTGATATCTAGCATGCTTCAAATTTTACATCATGGGTATCATGTTTCTGCTGCTACTCTTCTCCTAGAAATTAAGTCCCTAGCAAATCCATCTTATCCAGTATGGTTCATATCTGGTTATGTATTGCCTCAGTGCTTATGCATTACATTTTTATGGCATTTTACTTGCAGTATCCAAAAGAACCACCTCACGTTTGTGCTGTCGAAAGTAAGGGCCTTGATGAGAATAGACAGGCATATCTTATTAGCAGCATCCAGAACAAGGCAAAAGAGCTTTCCGACTACCCAATGCTTGTGACTCTATGTGAGGTATTCCTTGTCTTTTGACTTATGCACAGTAGAGACCACAGTTGTTCATGCCATAGTGTTCAAGATGATTTTGCATACTTGCACGTTAGTTGAAGAGTTGAAACATTCAATAGTTGCATGTGTTTTTGGTGTCCAATGTGCTATTAATCATAGTATTATACTTTGTCACTTGAGTAACATGCAGGCTGTCAAAATAATAATTGCTACTTTGCGAACTATGAAGTGTGCTGTCTTTAGGAAGTGGCAGATGAATTTGCAGTTCGAGGATAGCAAAACTTGCAGATTTTACTACTTAAATGACAGATGTAGCAAAAATGAAACCAGTGAGTCTGATAATATTTCTGTTTTTAACATGATCTAAGTAACTTCACGTGCAGGAAGCTGGAGAGATCCTCTCGAATATGAACCACCCAGCTGGCGATTGTCCACTGTGTCTATATCCTTTAGTCCCAGAGTATAATGATAGTTCTGCTTTGTCATTCATGAAGTTGATGTCATGCTACCACTGCTTCCACAGGTTGATTTCATTTCCTTCTCTACAAACACACGTACATATCTTGTTCTGTCTAGTGGTTGCTTAGTATTTTGCCACTGCAGTGACTGCATTATGAGATGGTGGGGATGGCTTCAAAATGACGATGACGATGCTGATTCTAAGAAGAATGATACGGTAAAATTTGGCCTTTTCTTTCTTTTGAAAAGCTCGTTCTTTTGCTGTACATATTCCCTGGAACAAGTATCATGCAGTTTAAATTAAAACTCCTAAAGTATCAGTTAGATTGGTGACTAATATTTGATTGCACATGAGTACTGAGTTGTTCATTCAGTTGTTTCTTACAGAAGGTCAATTGTGTGCAGTGTCTTATGAGTTCCATTAAGGTTCTGATTTGTGGTTAGAAATATGGGTACTTACACTCTGGTAGTATTATGTTACTACGCTCCTGGCAAGCTAGATCAGTCCTCTGACCAAATGTATGGACAATGAAGCCACCTTCTCAACCTTCTTCAATGATGAGCATATTAGTGTTCCTTTAGGACTCAAAAGGAACTTACTAATGTATTGCAGCACATTAAAATTATAAATGAACATATCGATCAGCAGCGATGGAAGTTCTTAAGCTGCTCACTACGCAGTTAATCTATCTTACTTGTGCATATAATATGCTGTTGGTACACGGATTAGCAGGGAATGCTTGACATATATGTACCTTTATGCTGTTTCCAGTAATGCTATCATTTTTAGCATCTCTAGATTTCATTTACTATTATTTAAACATGTTGAAACTGTTTCAGAAGTCATTGTCAACCTTCTCCCTACAAAGGGAGGTGAACTTGAACGCTGGCTGATTTGTGTCTGGAAAATATGTATACTTTATGTTCGAATTGATGCTGTTGCAATCAAGTCGGCGATATTATTATTTTAAAGTCACAATTGCAGTCCGCATTTCCAACAGTTGTCTTACATTCCTGATCCTTATTTATTGATGAAGATGTTAAATGGCATCACTTCAAGGCACCAATTATTGACAATGTAATTTTGTACAGCCATGTTAAAATTTTATGCATTGGCTATATATGTCACTCATGGGCTATCTTGTCTGTTGCTACATGTTATTGATTCTTCTGAAGGATTAGATTTGTCCAGCTCAGACAGGATAAATCATCACAACGGATTTTGCCCAGTTTGCCGTAAAGTGTTTGGAAGGATATCGAGCATGTTCGTGATCTATTGAATGCAAACACTACTCAACAAATGGTATGTATTGGATGTGATTCAAGTACAAGTGAAACATCTTAACATTTCCATGCATCATCAGTTATTCATCAGAGATCAAAATCCCTTGACATCCAATCATATTTGCATCCTTGCATGGAATTATCTTACAGTTTATAAACTAATCATATGTACTCATAGCTAATTTAGTTGCGAAACTTCTTACAGTTACCCTTGTATGATTGTCAATCCATTCATGTATTTCAAATATTCGACCCTCTAGAGATATGCTACTCCCAATGGAATCCATTAAGATTGTTTCTTTCCATCCATTCACCTGTAGGCGTCTTTAACAGTTGACCTGTGGGAAGATGATAAAGAATTGCTCCATTCCGAGGcagagaagaagaggagagaaaatTTTGGGTCATTGTTTAATCTGCAACAAGAACGGAATGGTTTAATTGAACCGAAGAAAGACCTTGCCATACAGCCTGGAATGTATGTTTCTCTTCCACCTAGTGAGCCAACCACAAGTGCAGGAGACGGCGCCAATTCTTGTGAAGCAACGACAACTTCAACTTCAGAAACAGATTCACGCAGCATGGCAAACAACGCCGATGGCAGCAAGAAGCAAAACAGTTCAGGCCCTCGAAGGAGAAACCGAGCTTCCGCTCCCAGAAGACAACCCCAGGGTCAAGCTGGTGGGCAACAGGGTCAGAGAGATCAAGCTGCTGGGCAACAGGGTCAGAGAGATCAAGCTGCTGGGCAACAGGGGCAGAGAGATCAAGCTGCTGGGCAACAGTGGCAGAGAGGTCAACCTGCTAGGGAACAGAGGCAGAGAGGTCAACCTGCTAGGGAACAGTGGCAGAAGAAGGATGCAGACACTTCACACCAATAACCTTTTTTTCAGCTCTGTTTTTTCAGGCCATGTATATTGATGGAGTACTGCGGTCACAGCAAACGGGTACCAACTCATAAGAAAGCAGAGTGAACGATACTGGACTTCATGTCACTGCGTAAGAATGCTACATTCCATTTTTACTATGCAGACGTGTTTGACAACCTGTTTGCCTAACCCATGGGGCACCAATTATCTATATCCATGCCGGGCTGTATGAGCTTAATAGAAAGTACCTGTCATGGTTTAATCAGTATATACCAGGGTCCTCTTTTGAACATGGGACTTCTCTTGGTCTGTGATAGAGTTTACATGTTTCTTGTGAAATGCCTGTCCAATTCCAATCGGCCGTTTGTTTCACTCATATCCACTCAACTGACTAAGATCATTCCTGTTCATAAGAAACTTCTGAACCGCAAGAAACTGGTTTCCTTTTGCTTCAAGAAAATTGTGGTATCTATACTGGACGCTCCATCCTGGTGAGTCGGTTTTTAGCTCATTTCCTTGTATTTGTTGGGTCTTTTCCTCTTCTCTCTGCGCTCATCCACAACTTGACCACCTTTTTGGTTCACGCATGAATATTCAGTTCATGGAATCTCAAATGGTCAACACAAAATTAACCGGTGCTAGGAAATCAGAATTGTCGGGGTTAATCATGATACACAAGTACAAACAAATAATGGTTACATCCCTCAGGCAAAgttcatttgcaagtttagtcccAAAATGCACATAGTAGTACAGGCTGCTAGATGTTTCATCTTTATTTTTTTATAAAGCATGAGTAGATTGATTCCGGTGTCAGACTGACATTGTTAACTTAACGCGACACTTAACTTGCAGTTGCCTTCCTGCTTATCCTGCCACAAGTAACGACTAGAAACACCTAAGCTTCGCCATATAGCTTGTCCACAACGGAGAAATAAGCATTCCTCCACGCCCTCTTGAACAACAGAGCACAGAAGACGGCCCATTGTCCAGCCACAAACCCTGACGTGAGCCCAAAGTAGAACAACACTGCTGGGTCATAAACATCAACACTTGTGTGCTGACTGCCATGTTCTATCACATAGTTACTCGAGCACTTCCTTGGAAGAGGAGGCCCGCAAAGACCAATGTTGCCACTGAACATGGATGGGTTCTCACTGTAGAGCGTGTCAAGCTGGCGCCCATTCGGAACTCGCCCGGTGAGACAGTTATATGACAGGTCCAAGGAGCTTAGATAGGTCAAGTCTGATAAGCTCGGTGGGATTTCACCGGAAAGATTATTCCTGGAGAGGTCGAGCGATTCCAGTGATTTTATGTCTCCAATCTTCACGGGAATGTTTCTGCTCAGGCGATTCCATGATAAGTTCAGATTCCCCAATCCGTAGAGACAAGATATCTCGTCTGGAATTCCGCCGGTTAAGTGGTTGAGTGATAGGTCGATGTAGAGCACCTCGAAGATTCCAGCACCATACTCAAGTCCTTGACACTTCATCGTCACGGTCCaaatttctctaaatttacctTCACGTCCCGTGTACCACACAAACATGTCCAGTCCGGGTTTGCTTGAGCATTTCTGGGTCATTGCTGTTAAGTTCGACAGAGACAGGGGTATAGCTCCAGATATATGATTTCCCGCTAAATTCAAATGACAAAGGAGGTTCAAATTTATGATGGTCACGGGAATATCTCCATAGAACATGTTGTGACTTAGCCGCAGAACTTGCAGGAACACCAGGTCTCCAATCCACAACGGCAATGCTCCATAGAAGTTGTTCCATGAAAGATCCTGAAAAACCAAACTCGGGTAGGTTCGGAGGGATGATGGGAACTCGCCAGAGAAGTTGTTGTTGCCTAAGGAAGGAAGATCATGTTTGGCATGCGAGAACAATGAGGAAGTTGCCCCTCCATAAAATTATTGGATAAATCCAAGACAATTAGGATCTCCAACTCACAGATAGATTCAGGAATATGGCCAGTGAAGTTATTGGAGCAGAAAATCAGTGCTAGTAACTCTCGAGCTCGGTACTTGGGTGGTAGAGGTCCTGATAAGGAATTATGAGACAAATCGATGTGCTTTAAGCTTTCCAGAGAAACGAAATAGTCCTCTGTAATCAAACCGTGTAGGCTATTGTTGCTCATGTCGAGGATGGTTAGATTACTGAATGCACTGATCTTCGATGGCACTTGTACAGTAAGATGGTTGTTAGAAAGAACAAGATCCTTCAAATGTGTGCAGTTCCCTACACCAGGTGGTATAGTTCCATCGAGGTGGTTGTTTGAGAGGTCAAGGTGCACTAACCTGGTGCAATTCCCAATTCCTTGCGGTATAGCTCCAGCAAGGTGGTTGTCAAAAAGGCAAGGTTCCTTAATTAGTGCAATTCCGAATCCCTTGCGGTATATGATACGGGCtgagcccgtgtgggttgcccgatctcacgaattgacccgagtgagtgtgattgcggagggggattcgcggggaggtggatgaacgcgaagaacacgatacaaacacaggcacataaatcggttatcctcgttggcccgaaccaccaactcgatagaattgCAAGACAAAGACCAAAcggtagaatctcttgcaaaagatcgacaaatccaaatagaattcccaaagagtaaaagaccaattaagaatagagttgcaaagcaagagattctcaatcgatagaattactagaatggaaaaagatccggataaggagggatacaatagatgggtaatctaaggtgggggtttcccaaattcacaaagggataatagaggcataagccaattcatctaaacatcatctctccctcatgaaggtgggggtacgtgcctatttataggtagggggccgaaggggtaagttacaagctgaaaacAGGCAGTTGCGTGCTGAAACGCGtataggcggaagttccggtctctcggggaggaagttccggtcggggcggaagttccggctggattccttcAGCGTGAGCatctaggcggaagttccggtcctaagGGGCGGAAATTCCGGCTGGATTCCTTCAGCGTGAGCATCTTCATTCTTGGATGGtatttgggcggaagttccggcggtgacgggcggaagttccggcctggagcgtccagcgcctctttctccttctcttccatgcttccgtgacatcggccttgcgtcctcgggtcttcatggcatcctctcttccctccgtacttgtcatcGAGtttctatcatcaagatatgacggagtatgaagtagtatatcgttccacataggcgattcgaggcacgcgtgaaggagaagattcacctttgcgtgccgtcttggcgatgaagcacatgatgcggtgaagaccgaaggtcgggctgcatcagtaTAGCTCCAGTAAGATGGTTGTCAGAGAGGTCAAGGCTCCttattttttcgaaatgggggcgccgtaccccagcctctgcatcaaaatgatgcatatgGCTGCTTTATTTCCAATCAAGGTTCCTTATATTAGTCCAATATTCCCCTATCTCTGCTGGTATAGCCCCAGTAATGTTGTTGTTAGAAAGGGAGAGGCTAGATAAGCTGGTTAAGTGCCTCATCCTGTTTGGCAGTCTTCCACTCATAAAATTGTCACTCATTCTCAACTCCATCAATTTGTTTGATGTACACGATGGCAAATTCTCTAAGAACTCTGTTATGTTTCTGGAGGAAAGGCTCGTGTCAAGCCACACCAGTTCCAACTCACAAAGATTCTTCAAATCTACTGCCATCGTGGCCGCGTTACCATTATCCGAAAAATCTAATACTTGTAGTGTCTTCATACTTGCTAGTTCATCAGGAAATGGACCATGTAGATAGGTGTTGTAAAGACCGAGGTGCCGTATGCTTGTGGCGTTCCAAAACCAACATGTTGCAACAGGATGATCAAAGTAGTTTCCGGAGAGCTCAAGGTAGTGAAGATTTGTGAGGTTTAGGTGTGTGAGCGAGTGGTTTGCACCTGGAAGCGAGCAACCGGGAAGGTAGAGGGCCTCCAGAGATGGAATCATGTTCATCACAACAGGCCAATCGTCGTCTATCTTGTTGAGATTCACCGAACTCATGTCAAGATGCACAAGCAGAGGCAGACGGGTTAACCACGAGATGTCTGTGGAGTAAACGCTAGCCATGGTGGTGGTGTCAGAAGAATCCGGagaagaggagagggagaggtatTCCAGCTTGGAGAGGTTTCCGAGCTGAGGAGGTAGGGACCAGAGAAGGGCATGCCGGTGAGATCAAGGTGCCTCAAGTTGTTGAGAGAACCCAAGAACTCTGGGACACGCCCATCAGCTGCCTGCTGCCCCCTGCAGGAACGTGTAGAGCAAGGAAGGGCTTATCTGGCCGAGCAAATATGTATGGCTAAGATCAAGCTCGACGACATGGCCGGTCACGTTGCTGCAGGCGACGCCTGTCCACCGGCAGCAATCGTGGAGGAGCACCTCCTCTTGCGATGACGCGAGGACGTCGTAGGTGTCGTTGATGCCTTGCTTGAAGGCTAGCAACGGTTCCCTCTCGGCTGGCAAGCAGGCGGCCGGGTGGAGCTGCACCGTGTCGgcggcgacgaggaagaggacggCGGTGGCAATTAGGAGGACCAAGGCGATCTGAGCAACCGAGCGACACATTGAGACCGATGGGTGCTCTGTCACAGCCTAATACTCTGCTATATCATCGCCCTACCCGTTAAGATCCTCGTTTGCAGCAACATGTTTTGAGCCCCAGTTCTTGCTCACAAGGTTGCGCGATGTGAGCAAGAGAGCCTGGGCACAAGCAGGCTCTGGCGACGCGTGCAGCCTGCGGATATAGATCGGTCGCGTGGTGGGTGCGCCGCTCTCGAGCTGCCGTGCATTCTCCTCTACTTGCTGGGCTTTCAGCTCGTTTTTGTCTACCGTTACAACACATTCAGTTCCAGATTGCGAAACATCAACAAGGAAGGGAACATAGCAGAGAGCCAAAACGGCTGGGGTTGACATGGCCCACGACTACAGACCAATAACAGTCACATACATACATAAAAAAGTTCGTATTACACAAATACTTATACAAGCTACTAAATACCTTTATGCATTCATATACTTCAATAGTAGAATGATACCAGCACCAGGTCGGCCTTATTTGATTTGGCACACCAGTTAACTTGCAGTTGCCTTACTGCTTATCCTTCCCCAAGTAACAACGGAGAACACATACACATTTTCATATAGCTTATCGAAGAGGCGGAAATAAGCATTCCTCCAAGATCTTTTAAACAGTAGAGCACAGAAAACAACCCAGAGTCCCGCCAAAAAGCCAGCTGTTAGCCCAAAGTAGAAGAACAACACTGGATCATAACCATTTTCACTTCCCTGATGCTGATTACCATGCTCAGGCGCATCGTTGCCTGGGCAACTCTTTTCAAGAGGAGGCCCGCAAAGACCGCTATTGCCACTGTACATGAACGGGTTCTCATTGTAGAGGGTGTCAAGTTGACCTCCTGTCGGAATTCTTCCCGCAAGACTGTTGTATGACAAGTCCAAGGAGCTTAGATACGTCAAATCTGACAAGCTTGATGGGGTTTCACCGGAAAGGTTGTTCCTTGAGAGGTCCAGCGATTCTAGTGATTTCATAGACCCAATCTTCATAGAAATTTTCCCGCTCAGGAGATTCCTCGATAGATTCAAATTCAACAATCCATTAAGAGAACCTATCTCATTTggaatttcactagttaagcggtTGAGTGACAAGTCAATGCTGACCATCTCGTTAAATGCAGATGTGCCATATTTAAGCTCCTGCTGCTTCATCACCACAGATAAAATATCCTTCCCTTTTTCCTCTCCTAACCAACTAGACCATCTCGGCGGATGGTCTAGGGTCATTGCTGTTAATTTGGACAAGGACAATGGAATTGATCCTGATATATTGTTGCTCGCTAAACTGAAGTATTGAAGTAGTTTAAGATTTGTGATGTTGACTGGAATATCCCCGTAAAACATGTTATGGTTTAGCTGCAGGAATCGCAAGTTCACCAATTCTCCAATCCACGCAGGTAACATTCCGTAGAACTTGTTCACCCCAAGATCAAGGAAAATCAGAAAAtagctggccttgagccaagatGGAAAATTTCCGGAGAAGTTATTGTTACTTAAGAGTAGAAATGCAATGCTCATTGCAGAACAACGCGGGAATTCTCCCTCAAAATGGTTATTGGATAAATCCAATAAATTAAAGCGTttcgattcacatatagccttagGAACATGACCAGTAAGGTAATTGGAGGACAGACTTAGTTGTGTAAGATTTGGACCTCCAAAATCTAATGGCAAAGGTCCTGACAAGGAGTTCATAGAGATGGCCAGTTCGGTGAGGCTTCTTGGTAACATTGGTATCTGGCCAGTTAGTTGGTTCAAACTGAGTTGTAGCGTGTCCAAACTAGTAAGTTTCCTTAACCCAGATGGTATGGCTCCAGTAATGCTGTTATTAGAAAGTTCAAGATATCTTAAGCTGGTCAAGTGCCCCACCATATCTGGCAATGTTCCTGTCATGTTGTTGTCAGACGAACTCAGGAAGAACAATTTGCTCGACGAACATTGTGGCAGCTTCCTTACAAATTCTGTTATGTTCCCAAGCGCGAGGCCACCATCAAGCCATAGGGTTTCTAGATCACAGAGATTTTTCAAGTCTACCGTCATTGTGGCAGAATTACCATTATCGTTGAACGCTAGGTGTTGGAGGGTTGTCATACCTCCTAGCGCATCAGGGAATGGGCCATAGAGATAGGTTGAAACTAGTGCTAGGTCCTTGATGCATTTTAAGTTCCAAAACCAGCAGGTTTCAATTGGATGGCCCAAATAGTTTCTGGAGAGATCAAGGTTCTCAAGTTTTGTGAGGTTTAGGTGTGTGAGCGTCTGGTTTGCATTTGGAAGTGAGCAGTTGATAAGAATAAGGGCCTTTAGAGTTGGAATTGTGTTTGCCACAAGGAACACATCGACAGCGCTGAGATTTATGTCACTCAAATCAACATATTCCAGGAAATGCAGATGAGTTAACCATGAGATATCCGCTGTGTGTATATTTTCCATGAAACCGAGGCCAAGGTGTCGCAAGTTTGAAAGGTTTCCGAGCTGAGGCGGCAGTATACCGGACAAGAGCGTGCTGGAGAGGTCAAGGTAGTCCAACTTTGAAAGGTTGGCAAGCTGAGGCGGCAGTATACCGGACAAGAGCGTGCTGGAGAGGTCAAGGTAGTCCAACTTTGAAAGGTTGGCAAGCTGAGGAGGCACTCTACCAGAGAATGATGTGTAGGAGAGATCGAGATGTCTCAAGTTGTGTAAAGAAAACAAGAATTCAGGGAAAACATGACCACTAGGGCCATGCAGGTATGTCGAACTGAGATCCAGGTAGTCCAGCTTTGAAAGGTTGGCAAGCTGAGGAGGCACTCTACCAGAGAATGGTGTGTAGGAGAGATCGAGATGTCTCAAGTTGTGTAAAGAACACAGGAATTCAGGGAAAACATGACCACTTGGGCCATGATGCAGGTATGTCATACGGAGATCCAGGTACTCGAGATGCTGGAGAGAAAGCAAGGAAGGACTTATCTGGCCGACCAAACCCGTTTCACCAAGGTCGAGCTCGGTCACATGGCCGGTTTCGTTGCTGCAGGTGACGCCTGTCCAGCGTTGGCAGCAGTCATGGTGCCGTTTTTGCCACGAGGCCAGGACGTCGTCGGTGTCGTTGATGCCTTGTTTGAAGGCCAGCAACGCGTCCCTCTCGTGCGGCCAGCAGCTCGCATGGGCAACGACGAAGAAGCCGCAGGACACGGCGGCAATGGCAAGGAGCAAGACGAGCCTGGCGATTGAGCGATGCATAGCGGACGAGCAGCGCTGTATAGCTACGTACAGGGTTCAGTGTTTGTCTGTTCCGAACGGGCGCGCGGTTCTTTCTCTTATAATTTGCGGCCAGCGTGACCGACTGTTCCGAGGGTGGAGTCGTCGTTCAAACAAAAATTAAATTGCTACGATCCGAGAGAGATGCCCACTGCGTGGAGGCCGTGAGTCGTCTCGTCGCATCTATTGTCTCATTGTCTGCGGTGACTCACACATTAAGACTACCTGATTACGAAGGATGCAGCTGGCTACAAATGGTGATCACACATGCAGCCATCATCCATAGATCGGTGCGGAGAACGATCAACTTAAATAGGGTGGACCGGGTCGGACACGGCTAGTGATGAACTAATGATGCATATGTTCGCCTACAATTATATCCCAAATTCTTCCGGGCGGGCGCGTGCCAGACTGACCCGCCGGGCGCACGCTGTCGCTGCCGCACGATTTGCTCGCTCGCGCTATTCCACATCCAGGTGGCCCACGTATTAATCCGCAAAAAAGTCCGATGGCGTCTGCAGCACGCGCACGAGTCCGATGGCGGCGCTGATTTCTCCGTGCGCCGCCCCGCATCTCCGGCTGCTAACCGAGCTCTCCCCTGccgccatcctctacgagcctgcGTCGGCCGTGGATTTTTCCGCCGCTGGACCCACGACCACGAGCTTAAGCGCCGGCGACCGCCAGGGGTCGCCGTCTCCGCGCCTCCACTAACTCTCCCTCCTGGCCGTCGGGGGAATCCAGCGCGCGCCGTCCCTACTCTACCTCTTCGCCGTCGAACCGCCCTACCTCTCCTGGCTCGCCGTCAGTGGGCTCCAGCGTGCGCCGCCAAGACCGTGCAACAACACAAACGCCATTGAGGCCTGGGCCTGGCACCACGACCGTTCCGGGATGTCGAGGCCCCCTTGCCACGACGTCATTGGGAGGCACCGACGGAGCAACTTTCAAACCCCGACGGAGCAACTTTGATGGTTGTGGCACATTCTTGTTTTCCGAGAGAGCAACTTTGGTGCATTACGGTGCAACTCGTGTTCGACAACGTCTAACATGGCACCTTGATGTTCGACGACACAATTTTGGTGTCCGATGACAcaacttttggtttcagaaagtgCAACTTTGATTGGTTTCAGAAAGTGCAACTTTGATGCTCAACAAAGCAAATTTGGTGCTGACCTGTAATTTTGGTGCCCGACAACATAACTTATTGCTAGACAgggcaatttttttaaaaaaaattaccacTATTCAACATACTGATAGGCAAGAAAAATAGCTGCCCAAAAATGGTAGTACAATATTACAACAATAAGAATTCAGACTCATAAGTCATATAGTGCAGAAAAATAACTGCCCAAAAACGGTAGTACAATAT
Coding sequences within it:
- the LOC127325557 gene encoding uncharacterized protein; this translates as MHRSIARLVLLLAIAAVSCGFFVVAHASCWPHERDALLAFKQGINDTDDVLASWQKRHHDCCQRWTGVTCSNETGHVTELDLGETGLVGQISPSLLSLQHLEYLDLRMTYLHHGPSGHVFPEFLCSLHNLRHLDLSYTPFSGRVPPQLANLSKLDYLDLSSTYLHGPSGHVFPEFLFSLHNLRHLDLSYTSFSGRVPPQLANLSKLDYLDLSSTLLSGILPPQLANLSKLDYLDLSSTLLSGILPPQLGNLSNLRHLGLGFMENIHTADISWLTHLHFLEYVDLSDINLSAVDVFLVANTIPTLKALILINCSLPNANQTLTHLNLTKLENLDLSRNYLGHPIETCWFWNLKCIKDLALVSTYLYGPFPDALGGMTTLQHLAFNDNGNSATMTVDLKNLCDLETLWLDGGLALGNITEFVRKLPQCSSSKLFFLSSSDNNMTGTLPDMVGHLTSLRYLELSNNSITGAIPSGLRKLTSLDTLQLSLNQLTGQIPMLPRSLTELAISMNSLSGPLPLDFGGPNLTQLSLSSNYLTGHVPKAICESKRFNLLDLSNNHFEGEFPRCSAMSIAFLLLSNNNFSGNFPSWLKASYFLIFLDLGVNKFYGMLPAWIGELVNLRFLQLNHNMFYGDIPVNITNLKLLQYFSLASNNISGSIPLSLSKLTAMTLDHPPRWSSWLGEEKGKDILSVVMKQQELKYGTSAFNEMVSIDLSLNRLTSEIPNEIGSLNGLLNLNLSRNLLSGKISMKIGSMKSLESLDLSRNNLSGETPSSLSDLTYLSSLDLSYNSLAGRIPTGGQLDTLYNENPFMYSGNSGLCGPPLEKSCPGNDAPEHGNQHQGSENGYDPVLFFYFGLTAGFLAGLWVVFCALLFKRSWRNAYFRLFDKLYENVYVFSVVTWGRISSKATAS